The Spirochaetota bacterium genome window below encodes:
- a CDS encoding MoxR family ATPase, giving the protein MFTSIDDTIYQLEKQKYICSKEIATTVYLALKMQKPVLVEGPAGVGKTDLGKCIAQALGYDLIRLQCYEGLDEAKALYEWEYAKQLLYTQILKDKLSKILEDQATLKDAVNKLTSEEDVFFSQKFLVPRPILKAITNPTPSVLLIDEIDKSDSEFEAFLLEVLSDFQVTIPEIGTITAQNKPFVLLTSNNAREMSDALKRRCLHLYIDYPSKELEEQIVKLKVPECGNYLIKEIINTIHEIRKLPLKKDPSISETLDWAKALALLGCEVLNRDIAIDTLNFILKYEKDIELVKKNINTIIVH; this is encoded by the coding sequence ATGTTCACCTCTATTGACGATACAATTTATCAACTAGAAAAACAAAAATACATTTGTTCCAAAGAGATAGCAACTACAGTATATCTGGCCTTAAAAATGCAAAAACCTGTGTTAGTTGAAGGGCCAGCTGGTGTTGGCAAGACAGATTTAGGCAAATGTATTGCTCAGGCATTGGGGTATGATCTCATTCGGCTACAATGCTATGAGGGCCTGGATGAAGCAAAAGCTTTGTATGAATGGGAATATGCCAAACAGCTTTTATACACACAAATTCTTAAAGATAAACTATCAAAGATTCTTGAAGACCAGGCCACATTAAAAGATGCTGTAAATAAGTTGACAAGCGAAGAAGACGTATTTTTCTCACAAAAATTTCTGGTTCCTCGTCCCATTTTAAAAGCAATTACCAATCCAACACCTTCTGTGCTTTTGATTGATGAAATTGATAAATCTGATTCTGAATTTGAAGCATTTTTGCTTGAAGTGCTCTCTGATTTTCAGGTTACTATTCCGGAAATAGGAACTATAACTGCTCAAAATAAACCTTTTGTACTTTTAACATCAAATAACGCACGTGAGATGTCTGATGCCCTTAAACGGCGTTGTCTCCATCTCTACATTGACTATCCTTCAAAGGAACTTGAAGAACAGATAGTCAAATTGAAAGTTCCTGAATGCGGTAACTATCTCATCAAAGAAATTATTAATACAATTCATGAAATCCGAAAGCTTCCTCTAAAAAAAGATCCAAGTATAAGCGAAACCTTAGATTGGGCAAAAGCGTTAGCATTGCTGGGATGTGAAGTCTTGAACAGGGATATAGCAATTGACACCCTGAATTTCATTTTAAAATATGAAAAGGACATTGAACTGGTAAAGAAGAATATTAATACCATAATTGTCCATTGA